From one Cyanobacterium stanieri PCC 7202 genomic stretch:
- a CDS encoding thioesterase superfamily protein (PFAM: Thioesterase superfamily~TIGRFAM: acyl-CoA thioester hydrolase, YbgC/YbaW family~COGs: COG0824 thioesterase~InterPro IPR006683~KEGG: cyc:PCC7424_1575 thioesterase superfamily protein~PFAM: thioesterase superfamily protein~SPTR: Thioesterase superfamily protein), with product MTPKNNPQLPPTTDIEVDYSLRATTEKWFEYPITVHPHHTDYAGVVWHGNYIPWLEEARIEYLRQIGIDYTDLVSAGCELPVVEINLRYHQPLKMGQSAIVKTRVNEIQKVRMHWDYEIVSFSSQEIYVSGRVTLVGIDTQKGKILRQLPPILQEALIKM from the coding sequence ATGACACCAAAAAATAATCCTCAATTACCACCAACCACAGACATTGAAGTTGACTATAGCTTGAGGGCAACCACAGAAAAATGGTTTGAATATCCCATTACCGTACATCCCCATCACACCGACTATGCAGGGGTAGTATGGCACGGTAACTATATCCCATGGCTAGAAGAAGCAAGAATAGAATATTTACGCCAGATTGGCATTGACTACACCGATTTGGTCAGTGCTGGTTGTGAATTACCCGTAGTAGAAATTAATCTGCGTTATCATCAACCCCTGAAAATGGGTCAAAGTGCGATCGTCAAAACCCGTGTTAACGAAATCCAAAAAGTAAGAATGCACTGGGATTACGAAATAGTCTCCTTTTCCTCACAAGAAATTTATGTGAGCGGTAGAGTAACCCTTGTGGGAATAGATACCCAAAAAGGTAAAATTTTAAGGCAATTGCCACCGATTTTACAAGAAGCCTTAATTAAGATGTGA
- a CDS encoding hypothetical protein (KEGG: cyt:cce_1496 hypothetical protein~SPTR: Putative uncharacterized protein): MVNSRKLPEYIETAIIGAGPHSLTLVNHLLHKKPKLRSRVMVFDPSGEWLTQWRHQLEAQEIIHLRSPAVHHPAPNPFALRKFAETRPSELYPPYDLPGTKLFQDFCDHLIKTNGLEKLIFPAIVTKIKPLKPKNFQLQLSSGQEICTRRVVVATRADEINLPPWVKNLQPPTLVHSHQVDLRSLNLQGENILIIGGGLTSGHLALGAIAKGATVDLMSRKQLQEKLFDTDPGWLGPKYLKSFEAQPCWHERYDMIQKARNGGSLTPAVMLKLKRLTREGKLNLQENCQVTHAHHHQNQWYIKCENGQTQQYDRIWLATGSKFQAQNHHLLEDIWGQYNTPIIQGLPVLDKYLRVKGAELFIMGGLASLRLGPTARNLSGAIKASNLITEALVKPSLYLD, from the coding sequence ATGGTGAATTCAAGAAAACTCCCAGAGTACATCGAAACAGCCATAATTGGTGCAGGACCCCATTCTCTAACTCTCGTTAACCATTTATTGCACAAAAAACCAAAACTACGATCTAGGGTCATGGTATTTGATCCTAGCGGTGAATGGTTAACTCAATGGCGCCATCAATTAGAAGCTCAAGAAATTATCCATTTGCGATCGCCCGCTGTCCATCATCCTGCACCCAATCCCTTTGCCCTGAGAAAGTTTGCCGAAACTAGACCCTCAGAACTATACCCCCCCTACGACTTACCGGGGACTAAATTATTTCAAGACTTTTGTGATCATCTCATTAAAACCAATGGCTTAGAAAAGTTGATTTTCCCCGCAATAGTTACCAAAATAAAACCTCTTAAGCCAAAGAACTTTCAATTACAATTATCCTCTGGACAAGAAATTTGCACCCGTCGGGTAGTAGTGGCTACTAGGGCCGACGAAATTAATCTCCCTCCCTGGGTAAAAAACCTACAGCCTCCTACCCTAGTTCATTCCCATCAAGTGGATTTACGCTCATTGAACCTACAAGGGGAAAATATTTTAATTATTGGAGGTGGTTTAACCAGTGGACATTTAGCCCTAGGGGCGATCGCCAAAGGTGCCACAGTAGATCTTATGTCGAGAAAACAATTACAAGAAAAACTATTTGACACCGACCCCGGATGGCTAGGACCTAAATATTTAAAGAGTTTTGAAGCTCAACCCTGTTGGCATGAAAGATATGACATGATTCAAAAAGCCAGAAATGGAGGTTCACTTACTCCCGCCGTCATGCTGAAATTAAAACGTCTAACCAGAGAAGGAAAACTCAACCTACAGGAAAATTGTCAGGTAACTCACGCCCATCATCATCAAAATCAATGGTACATAAAATGTGAGAATGGACAAACACAACAGTATGATCGTATTTGGTTAGCTACAGGTAGTAAATTCCAAGCTCAAAACCATCATCTTCTCGAAGATATTTGGGGTCAATATAATACCCCCATCATCCAAGGTTTACCCGTATTGGATAAATATTTGCGAGTAAAAGGTGCAGAATTATTTATCATGGGTGGACTTGCTTCCTTACGTTTAGGACCTACCGCTAGAAATCTATCAGGAGCAATTAAAGCCAGTAATCTAATTACCGAAGCACTCGTTAAACCATCCCTATATCTTGATTAA
- a CDS encoding homoserine kinase (PFAM: GHMP kinases C terminal; GHMP kinases N terminal domain~TIGRFAM: homoserine kinase~COGs: COG0083 Homoserine kinase~InterPro IPR000870:IPR006204:IPR013750:IPR006203~KEGG: cyc:PCC7424_1080 homoserine kinase~PFAM: GHMP kinase; GHMP kinase domain protein~SPTR: Homoserine kinase;~TIGRFAM: homoserine kinase): MINSNSMVIRVPATTANIGPGFDCLGMALSLYNEFEFTRSPEPTKFEAFGMEGEKIYLPEDNLLWQSFVKVYEHIGEEIPQVQIKIKVGVPMARGLGSSATAIVGGLLGANYLAKNPLSSQELMNLAIALEGHPDNVIPAFMGNCILSVGSGDNWHFVPIPVNPDIAFVLAIPDFELSTEEARGVLPKSLSYSDSVFNIAHMGLLLRGLQTGNGEWLTEALQDKLHQPYRRSLIKGYDQVEQAVLSHNGYGMVISGAGPTLLALCPDHEAQNVAQGMENAWADLGVKAKVRSLLIDSKGAEVIDN, from the coding sequence ATGATTAATAGTAATTCTATGGTAATTAGAGTCCCTGCAACCACCGCAAACATTGGTCCAGGGTTTGATTGTTTGGGCATGGCGCTGAGTCTTTATAACGAATTTGAATTTACCCGAAGCCCAGAACCCACCAAATTCGAGGCTTTTGGCATGGAGGGAGAAAAAATATATCTCCCTGAAGATAATTTGTTATGGCAGTCTTTTGTCAAGGTTTACGAACATATTGGCGAGGAAATTCCCCAAGTTCAGATCAAAATCAAGGTAGGTGTACCTATGGCACGAGGACTAGGAAGTTCTGCCACTGCCATTGTGGGGGGTTTATTGGGGGCTAATTATTTGGCTAAAAATCCTTTATCCTCCCAAGAGTTGATGAATTTGGCGATCGCCCTTGAAGGACATCCTGACAACGTAATTCCTGCCTTTATGGGTAACTGTATTCTTTCGGTAGGTAGCGGTGATAACTGGCATTTTGTACCAATTCCCGTCAATCCTGACATTGCCTTTGTGTTGGCTATCCCCGATTTTGAACTATCCACCGAGGAAGCAAGGGGAGTATTGCCAAAAAGTTTAAGTTATAGCGACTCAGTATTTAACATTGCCCATATGGGTTTACTATTGAGAGGATTACAAACAGGTAACGGGGAATGGTTAACCGAAGCCCTACAGGATAAATTACATCAACCCTATCGCCGTAGTTTGATCAAAGGTTATGATCAGGTTGAACAAGCGGTATTAAGCCATAACGGTTATGGAATGGTAATTAGTGGGGCAGGACCTACCCTATTGGCTTTATGCCCCGATCATGAGGCTCAGAATGTCGCTCAGGGGATGGAAAACGCTTGGGCTGATTTGGGGGTAAAGGCTAAAGTGCGATCGCTCTTAATTGATAGCAAAGGAGCGGAGGTAATTGATAATTGA
- a CDS encoding Tetratricopeptide TPR_1 repeat-containing protein (InterPro IPR019734:IPR001440:IPR013026~KEGG: syn:sll0837 hypothetical protein~PFAM: Tetratricopeptide TPR_1 repeat-containing protein~SPTR: Sll0837 protein) produces MIVRIEAIYYFSLRNLTIVLYRHLLLSFLVALGAIFNPIKAQAQAVIPYTPDVSSEVLAPYGSQLLQDAVQLIRFQEYELALSRARLAARLVPNQYETWFILGTLHLQQRENQAGVDALVRARELAPDEAEVLFALGNAYFQLGDYESAITEIRAGLAINSENHQALFDLGNSYLQLRQFPDAIASYQQSFDLDEAFWPSLNNIGLAEYEQGNKDRAIALWRDTIAIDESQAEPYLAIAVAMYSQGQQTEAIRMATQALQLDGKYGNEEYLIMNLWGDNLMEDTRTFFANPRMVRVLENYLVPLEE; encoded by the coding sequence TTGATTGTTAGAATTGAGGCGATCTATTATTTTAGTTTGCGAAATTTAACAATAGTGTTATATCGTCATTTATTATTATCTTTTCTAGTAGCTTTGGGAGCTATTTTTAACCCTATCAAGGCTCAAGCTCAGGCGGTTATTCCCTATACACCTGATGTTAGTTCTGAAGTTTTGGCGCCTTATGGCTCTCAATTATTGCAAGATGCGGTGCAATTAATTCGTTTTCAGGAGTATGAGTTGGCTTTGTCTCGGGCAAGATTAGCGGCTCGTTTGGTTCCTAATCAATACGAAACTTGGTTTATTTTGGGTACTTTGCACCTACAACAAAGGGAAAATCAGGCAGGAGTAGATGCTTTGGTGAGAGCCAGAGAGTTGGCCCCTGATGAGGCGGAGGTGTTATTTGCTTTGGGTAATGCTTATTTTCAGTTGGGGGATTATGAATCAGCGATCACGGAAATTAGGGCTGGTTTAGCAATTAATAGTGAAAATCATCAAGCTCTTTTTGATCTTGGTAATTCTTATTTACAATTAAGGCAGTTTCCTGATGCGATCGCCTCTTATCAACAATCATTTGACCTAGACGAGGCATTTTGGCCCTCTCTCAATAATATTGGTTTGGCGGAATATGAACAGGGTAACAAAGACAGGGCGATCGCCCTTTGGCGTGATACCATTGCCATAGATGAATCCCAGGCCGAACCCTATCTTGCCATAGCGGTAGCCATGTATAGTCAAGGACAACAAACCGAGGCCATCCGCATGGCAACCCAAGCCTTACAACTGGATGGGAAATATGGCAACGAGGAATATTTGATCATGAACCTTTGGGGAGATAACCTCATGGAAGACACCAGAACCTTTTTTGCAAATCCTCGTATGGTAAGGGTTTTAGAAAATTATCTCGTTCCTTTAGAGGAATAA
- a CDS encoding hypothetical protein (KEGG: ana:asl1795 hypothetical protein~SPTR: Asl1795 protein) codes for MNNSLTSYGQYLVTPKYAKKGLKVALFVGTAIFMINHGTALAQGKMTPQRWLSGILSYSVPYFVSIHGQWSVAKKNQSHQI; via the coding sequence ATGAATAATAGTTTAACCAGTTATGGGCAATATTTAGTTACCCCCAAATACGCCAAGAAGGGTTTAAAAGTAGCTCTATTCGTGGGTACAGCTATATTTATGATCAATCATGGTACGGCTCTAGCCCAAGGAAAAATGACCCCCCAACGTTGGTTGAGCGGTATTTTAAGTTATTCTGTCCCCTATTTTGTAAGTATTCACGGGCAATGGTCTGTGGCAAAAAAAAATCAATCTCACCAAATTTAA